Below is a window of Lacibacter sp. H407 DNA.
GTGACGTACTAAGTTTGTTTTCGTTAAATAAATATATCCGCAATCACAAACACTGCAAACACTACACTGGCAATTCCATTCGCCGTCATGAATGCTAAGTTTACTCTCCGCAGATCAGTTGGTTTTACAACGGAATGTTGATAGATCAACATGCTCACAAAAACTGCCACGCCGATCCAATACAACCATCCAAAGCCTCCATAAAAACCAGCTGCAATTACACACAATGCAGCCAATACATGCAACCATTCCGATACACGCAATGCTTTTGCTTTGCCCAACCAGGCAGGAATTGATTTCAGTTCATACTGCTTATCAAACTCTTCATCCTGCAATGCATAAATAATATCGAAACCACTCACCCAAAATAACACAGTGAACGAAAAGAGAATGGGCAACACGGCAAATGCACCTGTTACTGCTAAATAAGCCCCAATGGGCGCCAACGCTAAACCTAATCCCAACACCAAATGACAAAGCGGTGTAAATCGTTTGGTATAACTGTAACCTAACACTACAAACAATGCAACCGGCGACAATGCAAAACAAAGGATATTGATGAAATAAGTTGTAACTACAAACAACACGCTATTGACGATGGTGAAAATCAAAGCACTATTGGCCGAAATAATTCCTGCCGGGATTTCACGAATAGCCGTGCGTGGATTTTTTGCATCAAAACTTCTGTCTAAGTAACGATTGAATGCCATGGCGGCACTGCGGGCGAAGATCATGCAGAGAAGAACTAGAAAAAATTTTTTGAGAATTGTTTGCCCATAATGCTGAAAAAAAGATGGCTCAAACGGTTTCGGTCCCCAACCTATTGTTTCATTTAAGTTCCAGTGAGAATGTTGAATATTTCCGCTCATCAAAGCCAGAAAAAATCCAATCAATGCAAACGGCAATGCAAAAATGGTATGTGAAAATTTTATAAGCGATAAATAGTTCTTTACTGTGCTCATGTTGTTCGATCCTGATTATTGGTTCAATATACCTTTTCTTGCCATTTCCCAGAGCACCACGCCTGCTGCTACTGAAATATTGAGTGAATGCTTCATTCCAAACTGCGGTATTTCAATACAGCCTTCACATTCATGCAACGTTTCCTGTTCCACTCCTTCAGCTTCGTTTCCAAAGATGAGGGCAATTTTTTCTTCTTTCGCTTTTTCAAAATCCTGGAGTAAAATGCTGCCTTCGGTCTGTTCAATCCCAAACAGCTTATAGCCGCTTGCTTTCAACTCAGCAATTGCCTCGCTGGTTTTGGCAAAATACTTCCAGTTTACGGTTTCTGTTGCACCCAGTGCTGTTTTGTGAATATCCCTGTGCGGGGGCTGCGGCGTGTAGCCAATGAGGTAAATAGCTTCCGCTAAAAAGGCATCGGCAGTGCGGAACACGCTGCCCACATTCTGCATGCTGCGGATATTTTCCAGCACCACAATCACCCGGTTTTTATCTGCTTTTCTGAACTCATCTACCGTTTTACGGTTCAGTTCATCCATGCCCAGTTTTCGCATGGCGCAAAGGTAATGGTGAATGGGCAATGGTGAATGGGCAATAGGCAATGGATAAAAATCTGAAATCGGACATCTGAAATCCGAAATCAACTTATATCATTATTACCGTCAGACAGGATACACGCCGTACCTCTTACCTCTTACTGCGTACTTCTAGCCCCTCTTCCCCCATAAAGCCTTACCTTTGCCGAAATTTTGACATTAGTTATGAACACATTTGAAGCGCTTGGCTTGGATGAAAGATTGATGAAAGCGATTAGTGAACTCGGTTTTACAACTCCCACTCCTATTCAGGAAAAAGCAATCCCCGTTCTGCTTAGCGGAACCACGGATTTGATCGGCCTTGCCCAAACCGGCACCGGCAAAACAGCAGCCTTTGGTTTACCATTGCTGCAATTATTAGACGAAAGCAAAAAACACCCACAGGCATTGATCGTTTGTCCTACACGTGAACTTTGCCTGCAGATCGTTAAAGAAATAGAAATTTTCAAGAAACACATGAAGGGAATGCAGGTGGTTGCTGTTTATGGCGGCGCCTCTATCGGCATGCAGATCCGTGATATCAAACGTGGTATCCAGATCGTTGTAGCTACTCCCGGTCGTTTGATCGATCTGATCGAACGCAAGGCCATCAACCTTGGTGAAA
It encodes the following:
- a CDS encoding UbiA-like polyprenyltransferase, translating into MSTVKNYLSLIKFSHTIFALPFALIGFFLALMSGNIQHSHWNLNETIGWGPKPFEPSFFQHYGQTILKKFFLVLLCMIFARSAAMAFNRYLDRSFDAKNPRTAIREIPAGIISANSALIFTIVNSVLFVVTTYFINILCFALSPVALFVVLGYSYTKRFTPLCHLVLGLGLALAPIGAYLAVTGAFAVLPILFSFTVLFWVSGFDIIYALQDEEFDKQYELKSIPAWLGKAKALRVSEWLHVLAALCVIAAGFYGGFGWLYWIGVAVFVSMLIYQHSVVKPTDLRRVNLAFMTANGIASVVFAVFVIADIFI
- a CDS encoding RNA methyltransferase codes for the protein MRKLGMDELNRKTVDEFRKADKNRVIVVLENIRSMQNVGSVFRTADAFLAEAIYLIGYTPQPPHRDIHKTALGATETVNWKYFAKTSEAIAELKASGYKLFGIEQTEGSILLQDFEKAKEEKIALIFGNEAEGVEQETLHECEGCIEIPQFGMKHSLNISVAAGVVLWEMARKGILNQ